GGAAGCAAATATTGATTTTGGGGGGAAACGATGTTGAAGCGCATCGTCTTGGGACTAATTGTCGCGACAGCATTGCTATCAGCGACCCAATCGGTCGAAGCTCAAGAACGCGCCTTCGGTCGCGCTTGGGGCGGGACCTACGGTACGTATGACTGGGAGCGGTTCTACCACTATCCCTACGTCTACTACCCGCAAAACTTCTACGGCGAAGAGTACTACAAGAGCAGCGACAGCCTGTACTATCGCTATCCGGCCGAAATGCGAATTCCGGTCTACAACAAAGGGTGGCAAAACTACTACCCGAACGGCCGCCTGTACCACAGCG
The genomic region above belongs to Blastopirellula retiformator and contains:
- a CDS encoding calmodulin-binding protein, with protein sequence MLKRIVLGLIVATALLSATQSVEAQERAFGRAWGGTYGTYDWERFYHYPYVYYPQNFYGEEYYKSSDSLYYRYPAEMRIPVYNKGWQNYYPNGRLYHS